The following nucleotide sequence is from Pseudonocardia sp. C8.
CGCCGCGTCCCACGTCGTCGTGCTCGACTCCCGCAACTCCCCGCTGAACGACATGGCGCACAGGCTAGGTGTGTGATCCGGAGAGGTCGGTGACGAGGTCGGGCGTGGTCGGCCCGGTCCCGCTGCCTACGGTGGACCCGGCACGGACGACGGAGGGGCGCGGGCGATGGGTGGGCGGACGCTGGTGCGCGGCGAGGGGACGCCGCTGTGGCAGCAGCTGCTGGCCGACCTGCGCCGCCGCCTCGAGGCCGGCGAGTTCGACCGGGCGCTCCCGGGCGAGTTCGCGCTCGCCGCCGAGTACTCGGTCAGCCGGTACACCGTGCGCGAGGCGCTGCGCCGCATGCGCGAGGACGGCGCCGTGGTCGCCAGCCGCGGCCGGGTCGCCCGTCCGACCGTGCGCTCGGAGATCGAGCAGCCCCTCGACGAGCCGTACTCGCTCTACGTGGCCGTCGAGGCGGCCGGGCGGACCCAGCGCAGCGTCGTGCGGACCTTCGAGGTCCGGGCCGACGGCGTGATCGCCGCCAGGATGGGGCTGGAGGAGTCCACCCCGCTCGTCCACCTGGAACGGCTGCGCCTCGCCGACGCCGAACCGCTCGCCGTCGACCGGGTGTGGCTGCCGGAGGACCTCGCCGCGCCGCTGCTCGACGTCGACTTCTCCCACACCGGTCTGTACCCGGAGTACCGGCGGCGCTGCGGCATCCGGGTCGACGGCGGGAACGAGAACATCCGCGCGGTCGTCCCCGGCCGTGGGGAGCAGGAACTGCTCGGCATCGGCGACGGCGTCGCGGCGCTGGCGATCGAACGGCTCGGGCTGTCCGGCGGCCGCCCCGTCGAGTGGCGGCACACGCTGGTGCGCGGCGACCGGTTCTCGGTCACCGCCCGGTTCTCCGCGCGGACCGGGTACCGGGTCGACCTCTCGGAACCGTCCTGACCGGGGTGGCTCAGCCCGGGACGGAGACGCCGACACCGCCGGGGGTGTCGGCGCCGTAGCGGGCGATCTCGGCCGGCAGGTCGAGCGGGTCGGTCCGCATCCCGGTGTCCGCGCCGAGCAGCGCGGCCGGGACCAGCCAGCACACCTCGAACTCCAGGCCGTCCGGGTCGTGGGCGTAGAGCGCCTTGGTGGAGCCGTGGTCGGAGGCGCCGACGAGCGCGCCGGCGTCCTGCAGGGCACCGCGGATCCGGTCGAGCTCGCCGAGCGTGTCGACCTCCCAGGCCAGGTGGTAGAGCCCGACGGTCGCCCGGCCGGCCTGCGAGGCACCCGCGCGGTCGCCGATCCCGAACAGCGCGAGGTCGTGGTCGTTCGACGAACCGGGCGCCTGCAGGAACGCGCCCCGGCCGCCGGGGATCTCGGCGACGGTCCGGAAGCCGAGGACCTCGGCGTAGAAGTCGACGCTGCGGGCGACGTCGCGGACGTAGAGGACCGCGTGGTTGAGCCGCTGGACCGGCATGATCACTCCTCAAGAAGTTGAACGCTCAACTCTGAGGGTACGCGCTCACCGCGTGACCAGCCAGGTGAGGACGACGGCCGAGCGCGTGTGGTCGACCCCGCCCGCCCGCCGCAGCCGCTCCAGGGCGTCCTCCAGCGAGCGGACGTCCCGCGAGCGCAGCAGGACCAGGGCGTCGGCCTCGCCGGTGACCGTCCCGGCGGTCACGACCTCGGGGATCGCGGACAGCATCCGCTGCAGCTCGGCGGGCGCGACCGTGCCGCGGCAGAACAGCTCGACGTAGGCCTCGACGCCCGGCTCCGGCGCGGCGTCCGGGCTCACCTGCACGGTGAACCCGGTGATCACGCCCCGGGCGGTGAGGCGGTCCACCCGGCGGCGCACGGCCGAGGCCGACAGCCCGACGCGCTCGCCGAGCTCGGCCCAGCCGGCCCGCCCGTCCACCCGCAGCAGGTCCAGCAGGCGCCGGTCGGTCGCGTCGATCCCGTCCACGGCGCCGGATGCTAGAACCGTGCGTGTCACCGGTCGAGTGCGCGCGGATCGTGCGCGAGATTCCGGGAAACGCACGGGCCGGGCGCGCCACCATGAGCGCATGACACGCACACTCGTGAGTGGTTCGACGGGCCATGACCCTGCCACGTACTCACGGGCACCGCAGGTGCTCATGTGCCGCCCCACGCACTTCACGGTCCGCTACCGCATCAACCCGTGGATGTGGCCCGAGCAGCGCACCGACACCCCGCTCGCGCTGCGCCAGTGGGAGAATCTGTACGCCGCCTACCGCGACCTCGGGTTCGACGTCCGGCTGATCGACCCGCTCCCCGGACTGCCGGACATGGTCTACGCCGCCAACGGTGGGACCGTCGTCGACGGCGTCGCCCTCACCGCGCGCTTCCGCTACGTGCAGCGGGCCGCCGAGGGGCCCGCCTACGCCGCGTGGTTCCGGCGCGCCGGGTTCGACGTCCACGAGGCGGAGGCGGTCAACGAGGGCGAGGGCGACCTGCTGCTCGTCGGCGACACGATCTACGCGGGCACCGGCTTCCGCACCGACCCGCACGCGCACGCCGAGGCGGAGCGGGTGCTCGGCCGTGAGGTCGTGTCGCTGCGGCTCGTCGACCCGCGCTACTACCACCTGGACACCGCGTTCGCCGTCCTCGACCCGGCAGGCGGGCCGGGCTCGGTGGCCTACCTGCCGGCCGCGTTCGACGACGCCTCCCAGGAGATCCTGCGGTTCCGCTTCCCGGACGCCGTGATCGTCTCCGAGCACGACGCGGCCGTGCTCGGCCTCAACTGCTTCTCCGACGGCCACACGGTCGTCCACGCGCCGCAGGCCGAGAAGTTCGCCGCGGACCTCGCCGAGCGCGGCTACGGCACGGTCGCGGTGGACACCTCCGAGCTCCGCCGCGGCGGCGGCGGGATCAAGTGCTGCACCCTCGAGCTGCGGGAGACGCCGTGACCGCCACCACCGCCCCGTCCGGCACGGCCGGCCTGATCGGCCTGTCCGACGCCCACGGCGTCGCCAACTATGCGCCGCTGCCGGTCGTGCTGTCCCACGGCGAGGGCGCCTGGGTGACCGACGTCGAGGGCCGGCGCTACCTCGACGCCCTCGCCGGCTACTCCGCGCTGAACTTCGGCCACCGCCACCCCGCGCTGGTCGCCGCCGCGCGCCGCCAGCTGGACCGGCTGACGCTCACCGCGCGGGCGTTCCACAACGACCGGTTGCCGGCGTTCCAGCGCGACCTCGCCGAGCTCACCGGCACCGAGGCCGTCCTGCCGATGAACACCGGTGCCGAGGCCGTCGAGTCCGCGATCAAGGTCGCCCGGGCCTGGGGCTACCGGGTCCGCGGGGTCCGGCCCGGCGCGGCCCGGATCGTCGTCGCCGGCGGGAACTTCCACGGCCGGACGACGACCGTCGTGTCGTTCTCCGACGACCCGGTCGCCCGCGACGACTTCGGGCCGTTCACCCCCGGCTTCGACCGCGTCCCGTTCGGCGACGCCGCCGCGCTGGCGGCCGCGCTCACCGACGACACGGTCGCCGTTCTGGTCGAGCCGGTCCAGGGCGAGGCCGGGGTGATCGTCCCGCCGCC
It contains:
- a CDS encoding VOC family protein produces the protein MPVQRLNHAVLYVRDVARSVDFYAEVLGFRTVAEIPGGRGAFLQAPGSSNDHDLALFGIGDRAGASQAGRATVGLYHLAWEVDTLGELDRIRGALQDAGALVGASDHGSTKALYAHDPDGLEFEVCWLVPAALLGADTGMRTDPLDLPAEIARYGADTPGGVGVSVPG
- the ddaH gene encoding dimethylargininase gives rise to the protein MTRTLVSGSTGHDPATYSRAPQVLMCRPTHFTVRYRINPWMWPEQRTDTPLALRQWENLYAAYRDLGFDVRLIDPLPGLPDMVYAANGGTVVDGVALTARFRYVQRAAEGPAYAAWFRRAGFDVHEAEAVNEGEGDLLLVGDTIYAGTGFRTDPHAHAEAERVLGREVVSLRLVDPRYYHLDTAFAVLDPAGGPGSVAYLPAAFDDASQEILRFRFPDAVIVSEHDAAVLGLNCFSDGHTVVHAPQAEKFAADLAERGYGTVAVDTSELRRGGGGIKCCTLELRETP
- a CDS encoding Lrp/AsnC family transcriptional regulator, whose protein sequence is MDGIDATDRRLLDLLRVDGRAGWAELGERVGLSASAVRRRVDRLTARGVITGFTVQVSPDAAPEPGVEAYVELFCRGTVAPAELQRMLSAIPEVVTAGTVTGEADALVLLRSRDVRSLEDALERLRRAGGVDHTRSAVVLTWLVTR
- a CDS encoding GntR family transcriptional regulator gives rise to the protein MGGRTLVRGEGTPLWQQLLADLRRRLEAGEFDRALPGEFALAAEYSVSRYTVREALRRMREDGAVVASRGRVARPTVRSEIEQPLDEPYSLYVAVEAAGRTQRSVVRTFEVRADGVIAARMGLEESTPLVHLERLRLADAEPLAVDRVWLPEDLAAPLLDVDFSHTGLYPEYRRRCGIRVDGGNENIRAVVPGRGEQELLGIGDGVAALAIERLGLSGGRPVEWRHTLVRGDRFSVTARFSARTGYRVDLSEPS
- the rocD gene encoding ornithine--oxo-acid transaminase, encoding MTATTAPSGTAGLIGLSDAHGVANYAPLPVVLSHGEGAWVTDVEGRRYLDALAGYSALNFGHRHPALVAAARRQLDRLTLTARAFHNDRLPAFQRDLAELTGTEAVLPMNTGAEAVESAIKVARAWGYRVRGVRPGAARIVVAGGNFHGRTTTVVSFSDDPVARDDFGPFTPGFDRVPFGDAAALAAALTDDTVAVLVEPVQGEAGVIVPPPGWLAEVRRITADRGVLLICDEIQSGLGRAGATLCSELSGVRADLYTLGKALGGGILPVSAVAGRRDVLGVLRPGEHGSTFGGNPLAAAVGSAVCELLATGAFQAAARDLGGYLGERLRALPGLTAVRGVGLWFGVDLDPGIGTGREVCVELARRGVLAKETHGATVRLSPPLVVTREEIDVLADTFAAVLRDLSRG